A genome region from Bufo gargarizans isolate SCDJY-AF-19 chromosome 2, ASM1485885v1, whole genome shotgun sequence includes the following:
- the LOC122926400 gene encoding cytochrome b-c1 complex subunit 8 — MGLHFGDLAKVRHVITFTLSPFEQRAFANAFSKGIPNIWRRFSSNFLTVMPPFALAYLIYNWGTHEHQRLKRKDASLYENDQ; from the exons ATGGGGCTACACTTTGGAGACCTCGCCAAGGTTCGGCATGTTATCACCTTCACGTTGTCTCCGTTTGAACAGAGAGCTTTTGCCAACGCTTTCTCCAAAGGGATTCCCAATATTTGGAGGAGGTTCTCGTCCAACTTTCTTACCGTAATGCCAC cctttgctttgGCATATTTGATCTACAACTGGGGTACCCATGAACACCAGAGACTAAAGAGGAAGGATGCATCCCTGTATGAGAATGACCAGTAA